Below is a genomic region from Medicago truncatula cultivar Jemalong A17 chromosome 3, MtrunA17r5.0-ANR, whole genome shotgun sequence.
TTCCACTTCTACAATGCACAATCACAAACTATCATCAATCTCACAATCCTTCCTTCCTTCAATGATTTCATAGGACCCCACCTTCATCACAACGCAACGCAACGGTTTTCTCACACCAGTAAGCAACTTTTCTTACTTAATTAACCGATGTAACAGATTTTatttctttgattaattttaaatcccaattttttaattttttttgtttaaatttccATCTTGGTTGTTAGTTTAATGGATTGTCAAGGTTTTAAATAGCGGTCACATCGCGATGGTTAATATTGCAGAGAATTGCTGTCAAATATGACAGACGCGGCCTCAATTGTGGCCGCGTTGTCAGAGACATTGAAAACTCTGATGTTGCAGCCATATCGTGAAACATATTGTGAATGTTTTCACGATATGTCTGAAATATCAGAGTTTTCAAATATGAATGTGGCCGTTAACAGTGGTTGACGAGGCATCAGAAACTTTGATGTCAATGGTTGTGgaattatatttaaaatctgattaattttgtgtttatttgttaatataatttcatattGCACTATCTGGAGATTTTATAAGGTCTACAGCCATATCGTGAAACATATTGTGAATGTTTTCACGATATGGCTGAAATATCAGTTTTCAAATATGATGGACGCAGCCCCAAATTGTGGTTGCGGGGGCATGAGAAACTTTGATGTCACCGAAATATTGCAGTTGTGGACTTGTATTTAAAATCTGATAAATTTCGCGTTtatttgttaatataattttgttttgtactATGTAGGGATTTATAAGGTCTGGTTGGAAATATTATAaagattcatcatcatcatggcGACGAAGGGGAACCCTGGAGATAATAGAAACAATAAAGGTCCACTGTCAATTTTCATTGTAGTTGCTTTGTGTGGTTTCTTCTACATATTAGGTTTGTGGCAAAGGAGTGGTTTTGGAAAAGGAGATAGCATTGCTGTTGAGATTACTAAACACACAGATTGTAGTGTTCTCTCCGATCTAAATTACGAAACTCACCATGATAATGACGCTGGAACGCCTGATGATGTGGATGAGCAGGTCAAGGAATTCAAGCCTTGCGACGATAGCTACATCGATTACACGCCATGTCATGATCAAGCGAGGGCAATGACGTTTCCGCGAGAGAATATGAATTATAGAGAAAGGCATTGTCCTCCTGAAGAAGAGAAATTGCATTGTCTCATAGCCGCACCTAAAGGGTATTCGACGCCGTTTCCTTGGCCTAAGAGTCGTGATTATGTGCCGTTTGCAAACGCGCCTTACAAGAGCCTGACAGTTGAGAAGGCTGTGCAGAATTGGATACAGTATGAAGGGAATGTTTTTAGGTTCCCTGGTGGAGGAACTCAGTTTCCTCAGGGTGCGGATGCTTACATTAATCAACTTGCAAGTGTTATTCCATTGGATAATGGGATGATTAGAACTGCTTTAGATACTGGTTGTGGGGTAAGTCAAATCCTACTAAGCAAACATCCTTGTTTTGatataaataaactattttgttgGCAGCGTTGTCAATTGCGGATTGTTCAAATTCCCTTACTAAATAATGTATCACGGAAGAAGAAAactttgttcaaattccgctacgcTTATAGCTGTTATTAAACGACATTGTTTGTTGGTCATATGCACATGATGGttacatgaaaaataaaatcgatCATCATGAGTAGCCCTGGCTAATACTTATAAGTTATGTAGCACCAGCGCTTTAGATTGAAGGCGTGTCCGGTGACTGACACCAAAAACACACCGATATgtgttacattcaattaattgattttctcGAATCATTACGTGTGTCGGCATGTCAGTGCCGTGCCTCTGTCTGATGTCAAGACTTCTTATCTTATAAGCTTTTCTAGTAGAAGCTTATGCTTCTGAATGCTTCAACCATGCAAAATTCTCtcttttacaattgtttatTTCCTGTTTTCCAATTTTAACCCTGTGTGTGTGCTTGTAGCTTCCACTTGTAGATTCTATGCTCTATCTCACTTTCCTGTCATTGATAATGCCAGGTTGCTAGTTGGGGCGCATACTtgtttaagaaaaatgtcattgCAATGTCAATTGCACCAAGGGACTCTCATGAAGCACAAGTTCAATTTGCTTTGGAGAGAGGTGTTCCTGCAATCATTGGTGTTCTTGGTACAATAATGCTGCCTTTTCCTTCTGGAGCTTTTGACATGGCACATTGTTCTCGCTGCTTGATTCCATGGGGTGCAAATGGTGAGAATacttatgaatttttttggcCATTGTTGATTAAAATATAATCTATTGGATCTACTAATTAAAATTTCTCggtaacccacttgggttggcctagtggtattgtCTTGGGAcctggagtgtgctcctcctcaaggtctcaggttcgattctctccggtgtcaatttaggtgggcttagattcttcaaaaaaaataaaaattcttggTCTAATTACGAAACGATTCCATAAGCTTTAGACAACTACACTTATTTGTTTGCACCGACTCTAGACAACTAAGAATTGGATTCATATACTAAATctatattgattattaaatcataATAATTGGAACTTTTTTCTCAGGTGGATTGTACATGAAGGAAGTTGACCGAGTTCTTAGACCTGGTGGTTATTGGATACTTTCTGGTCCTCCAATCAACTGGAAGAACAACTTCCGAGCATGGCAACGCCCTGAAAATGAACTTGAGGAGGAGCAAAGGCAGATTGAGAACACTGCTAAACTTCTTTGCTGGGAAAAGAAACACGAAAAAGGTGAAATTGCAATCTGGAGAAAAGCATTAAACATTGATGAATGCGGTGAGCAAAATACCCAACCTACAATATGTGAATCCTCAAATTCCGATGATGTCTGGTAAATtgcttctcttctctctccccCCATTCCTTTTGTTCTTTTGCTTCACTGGTTAGTTCAGATTTATGTTCTGATAGTCAGATACCTATTATTCTTACACCCGATTCTGTGTCAACTTGGAAGGACAACACTAATTACTCTTCTTCACAATTTACACGTAATTAATATTAAACTGTATACCctgtttttgaaaagaaaaacagatGGCATGTTTCTACCGTAAGTGGCTAGTCCCAACCTATTTCGCTAGTTCTGTTATTGGAAGGATTTAACAAAAACTGATTTTTATTCTATATGCATTATGCAAGAATTACTCATTGCTTGTAAAATGGTGTCTTTCATGGTATTGAGTACTTGAGAAACATGTTTTCTTAGCTATGAAGCACCAACACTTCATATTGTAGGCGTCTCCGGTGTCTGAACATGTCAGTGTAGGCGTGGCAGTGTTGTGTCTGGTGtctgtgtcagtgcttcatagttACAAAGGCATCAAAGTTTCAGTCTTTTATGATGTGAAGTTACTGTGCAGCCCCTACCCTTTGGATTATGGACCATTGGTTTTCAATACTCGTCTAAATGGTTAAACAATATCAGGTACAAGAAGATGGACAATTGTGTAACTCCTGCTAAACCTAGTGGTGCATGGAAGCCATTCCCAGAGAGACTCAATGTTGTTCCTACCAGAATCACCAGTGGATCTGTTCCTCACGTATCCACACAGTTATTTGAGGACGACAGCCGATTATGGAAGAAACATGTGAATGCTTACAAGCGGGTTAACAAAATTATTGACTCGGGGAGGTATCGCAATGTGATGGACATGAATGCTGGTTTTGGAAGTTTTGCTGCTGCCCTGGATTCTCCAAAATTATGGGTTATGAATGTCGTGCCTACAATTGCTGAGAAAGCTACCCTTGGTGTTGTATTCGAGCGTGGATTGATTGGAATTTATCATGATTGGTAACTTCCTTAActtggttttctttgttttctctttctGTTTGGCTTTTCCTCTGAATTTTATTAGTCATTGAGTTGGTTATCTTTTTCTATAATTCTCTCCTTAAATCTATAAAGGACTAAACTTAGATACAGTCCTTATGCCACTGTTCTTAGTCTTACTGCCACTTCAAGAGACAGTTTTTGATACATTTGTAAAACTGTGGTGACagatatgctatttttttttactatgtaGCAATGTACCTAATCCATTTATAAATTAGGATGTCAACATTAAGATTATAATTGCTATGAGTCTATGACCATCTGCTGGATAAAGAGAAATGTAAATATTATGGCATTTGGTatcttgttaaaattaaaaaaaaataacaatgaaaTAGGAATGTTTTGGTGATTTATTCAGAATTTTGGATGGTTCATAtgttttattgaataaattttttg
It encodes:
- the LOC25488847 gene encoding probable methyltransferase PMT2, translating into MATKGNPGDNRNNKGPLSIFIVVALCGFFYILGLWQRSGFGKGDSIAVEITKHTDCSVLSDLNYETHHDNDAGTPDDVDEQVKEFKPCDDSYIDYTPCHDQARAMTFPRENMNYRERHCPPEEEKLHCLIAAPKGYSTPFPWPKSRDYVPFANAPYKSLTVEKAVQNWIQYEGNVFRFPGGGTQFPQGADAYINQLASVIPLDNGMIRTALDTGCGVASWGAYLFKKNVIAMSIAPRDSHEAQVQFALERGVPAIIGVLGTIMLPFPSGAFDMAHCSRCLIPWGANGGLYMKEVDRVLRPGGYWILSGPPINWKNNFRAWQRPENELEEEQRQIENTAKLLCWEKKHEKGEIAIWRKALNIDECGEQNTQPTICESSNSDDVWYKKMDNCVTPAKPSGAWKPFPERLNVVPTRITSGSVPHVSTQLFEDDSRLWKKHVNAYKRVNKIIDSGRYRNVMDMNAGFGSFAAALDSPKLWVMNVVPTIAEKATLGVVFERGLIGIYHDWCEAFSTYPRTYDLIHANGVFTLYKNACNAEDILLEMDRILRPEGAVIFRDQVGVLKQVKRIAKGMRWNTKMVDHEDGPLISEKVLYAVKRYWVAGDNTTST